CAGCCCACCTTAGCCTAGATCATGGGCTGTCCTCGGTTGCCTACTAAGGTGTGGCCCAATGCAAAAAAGATGCATGATCCTATGGTGaaatgaccaggcttattggcAAGCTCGACACCAGCTTTTCCGTTTAGGGGATTCtgatatgaaaactaatatataCCAATGATTTCAAGGGCATTGTAGTTTATAATCCATGACCCTTTTACCGATTGACCTGAGAAAAGGTCGTGTTGGTGTTATTCATACTACTCCCCCCACGgcgcacccccccccccccccccctctctgtGGAAATCCTGTTTGTTTTCCTGTTTAGAAACTCTATATTTCCTCCAAGCATTGAAGACCATCAAAACCACTATAATCAGAACAAGTTTTAATAATAAAGAGATCGAGTGATCCACTACAGACACCAGTGGATTATGGATACCACTTCATATCTCAATATTTAGGCCTTATGTAAAAAGGTAATTTATTACCCTTTCCCCTACAACTAGTTCCCTCCATGAGTGGGATTTCCTCTATGAAACCATCACAATTGATCTACACTGCAACAAAGATGCAGAAAGGGTTTAGTTTTACATTCTAGCAGCacccttttctcaaattttctcaattttgcaTGACCTGCCCTTCTTTGCTTTCTCCTCCATTTTCTAATATTTCAGTAGGAGGGAAAGACTGAAACTTTAGTACACTGTCACTGCTGACATAGACAACCCGAAAGATGTCATACTTAATGTCAGCAGAAAAGCGATCCAAATAGGGCAGAATAGCCTTTCTCTGATCTGCGCTTAGGATCCATGAGTAACAAAGTTGGATTGACTTCCACACACAAAGGCATACCACTTTTGGCTTGGCTTGGTATCTAAAGCAAACTCCGGCTGCAGCACCTTCCATCTTCGGAAAACGAGATTTGAATACTGCTAAGCATGCATATGAAAGGTCATCTATGTCGCTGGCAGAGTCGGCTGCCGCAGAGCCTGCATGCATGGATATTATGTCACCTGTGTGAAATCTTATGGCAGAGGAGCTGTCTCTCGACTCTCCAACGTATGCATCAATGAAGCTATGGTCAATTAGGATAGCCATGCTTGATGTACTGTTTAACATTGAGACCTGGGACAAGTGTTAAGCGGGTTTCAGAACagaattttttacatatatatatatatatgtacgtatgtatgtgtgtgtattatATATGTAGAGAAAAATGTATAACGAAAGAAGTTGTCATCAAAATAATTAACAACTTTGAATTCTCACTTTGATTGATTTAGCAACTGAAGAACCTCTTTCCTCATTATTTTAAGTCCCAAAGGTAGATTTAAAAGTTGGGACTCTCCTTGAGCATTGATATCAAACAGTAGAAGCAGATAATACATGTACTTGAAGCTTTTTAATCAACATTAGGCACATTAGCCCGTCCCATAATCTTGTCATTACCCTAATGCTCTGATGTTTGCTGCTTAGAGTTATGATTTACGTAACTTCATATGAGAATataaaatacacacacacatatccatCAATAAAGTTACAGATCCAAATCCACTAAGTAGAAGAAGattaaaaactcaaaaacatttcaaacaattatgtattaattttcattaaataattttaatgattCGTGCATATCATCGTGGATATCTATCATGACTAGTATAAGGAAAAGTGAAAGTGCCAATAACAATACTTACAAGGGTTTTACATAATAACCCTTTGTTTTCACAAGATCTCTTCTGCCATGCTCCATACCATATGATCTGAAGAAAAGATTAAGAAATTAAGATATCCAAAAATCAGTACGTGAGTGCATGCTATCAATGATGATGGCCAAGTATGTACTGAAATATGACCTTAGATTCTAGTAACAGAAATAATAACATGACTTGCAATGATTATGATggtgataaaataataaataatagagaTTATTGATTCGAAACTAATGAAGTCCAACAAGGGTTTATACATATATACGACTAATTTGCGattggttttcttttcttttcgttttttttttttttttgataatctgCGATTGGTTTTCTTAAGAACAGAAAAGGaagcaaaaaaaagaaaacaatagaaTAATTGAATAAACAATAAAAGACTGCATATTTAAGTTGCAGTAGTGATCAGGTGCAATATGAAGGGTCTTACCATATTTCCATGGATGCTTTTAAAAATAGAGCTTTGTAAGCAGCCAAGACTCCCAGTGCATGAAGAAAATTGTTTTAGAGCGTCAACAAATTCATCGACCAAAACAACTGTTGGCTTGAAGACGAAAAAGGTTAGATCCAAATTTCCATTGTTGAAGGGAAGCAAGCAGGCCATTCTGTTATCTTTTTAGCCTccctttttgttctttctttgaAGTTTCTGTCTCTCCGAATGAATCAAGGAGAGATCGTGAAAACGAAGGCTAAGAAAATGAGTTACTCGAACCTTCGGTCGAAAAAATtgtttataatattgttatagTAGCGGAAAAGATGAGGGGCTCAGGCTGGTCATGTCGACTTGCCAGGTCTGCTTTGGCTTCTTCAGATTCTAAGACAAATAGGATGGaaatttaactttaaaaaaaggaaaattttatgtgcagtcatttttacagatttttttgtgcactcctgtgatatgattagttgtgtattaaaaaaaattaatccagccaatcatatcagtgaagtgtgtagaaaatgtaaaaaaatgactgtatgtagcattattcttaaaaaaaatatagtaagaCTTGGAAATAACAGATGCCaagtcttgtttttttttttttttttttttttaatgatttcttCTTCTGCGTGAAATGACGTAGATATTTTAAGCTTCTTCCAGATCATTTGGTATCAACTATACAAGAGCATTTCCCCATCTTTTTAATTCGTTGTTATTTAAGGTAATCTAACGACAGTTGTTTTTTCAAATGGTAACTTTGTTCTTTCTTCTAACTTCTAAGAAAGCCTGATGttctggattttttttcttattattattatttttttaatgaaattcatTTCAATAAAATGGGCCTATTCTCCATAAAGtcagaatttttaatttcaagtaTGCGAATCTAAAGGCTTGACCATTTAATACGATCGatattttatgctaaaaaagcAGCTTTCCACGCCAAGGAAGTCGTGTCTTATGTGGGAAACTGAAatcttgaaaattgaaaattgaaaattatatgGCCTGGTGCTCCATGGATACTGTCCAATATCACGCCCCACCACCCCAagttaactaaaaataaaaatacaaagacTGGAGATGCCAAATAGTAACTGGTTTATATGGTTTCACCGCTACTCATCCATCATCATGAGACTTGAGGCAATATTATATCATAAACTAGTTCATTGACACTTCATCATGCATGACCTAAAGCTGTAGTTCTTTTGGATGATAAGCAAATGCATCCAACATATTTTCCCCCAAGTGCAATTCAAGTTCATcatagtagtagtagtagtagtaagGGGTCTAAGGGCATATTTTGGTGACAGATTGATTACATCTAGTAGCAACCTGCCCCAAGGCACGCAACAAGAAGTTTACAAAATCAGAGGTATGAAACAAGCCATCTCAACTCATGGATTTTGTACTTGACaagttaatcatattaataaccATCTCAACATTCTTGCTATACTGCACACTGATATTCACTTCTCTTGCAATCTGAAAACTTCCTCTTATTTTGAACTTTGACAAATCCAAGAAAGATTTGTTTGGAAATACACAATAAACTAATATGTTCCTCAAAGATACAAATTCAAGTCATTTCTACCCCACggctattaattataaaaaccaCTTCCCCCCACAATCTTGTAAAATTGCTCTAAATCTTCATGAAGTTGTTGACAATAGAAATAGTCTGAAActactacaatttttttttttattagtctGACACTAATATCATGGTGCCATAGTTTCTGAAAACCCAACGGGTGGAAACTGTGCGTAGATATCTTCACGTTAATTCAGTGCTCATCAACCTACATGCATAACattaaaaagatattaaattcagagttcagtttatttttttacaattctaCTAGAAGTTTTCAGATatgaaacattttttatttttttttaaagctacCAACTTGTGCATGGGTTTCAAGTGTGTTTGGAATTGGTGCAGTTCAAAGTTTCAAACAGATTTCAGGGTAAATAACAATGTATCTCTTGGTGGTTACGTGTAATAATATCCTCTCCTTGACTTTAAAAAGGTTGGAGTACACCTCGGAAGAACATTTTAGAAAAAGGATTAGTGCAAGAAGAGTGTCAGACAGATTGGTTAGTGAGATAACTAGATTGGTTGGTGAGATATACCAATGTAATCCAAATTGAGGAAgtcatatataaatttttaaaaatctggAAAGTATGATTAACCACAGAGGTGAATTGCAATACCCTAGATTTTGCACTAGTGAAGGCTTTTAAATATCATACCATTTATAACCCCGAGGGGTAGCTCAATTGGTCAGGCATTGGGTTTGTTCCccaatggtcactagttcgagtcccCTTAGGGCCACTGGAGGATTTACCTGGTCGTTAACTTCAGGGCCccttgggattagtcgaggtgcgcgtaagctggcccggacacccaaggttatcaaaaaaaaaaatatcataccATTTATTAAATCGACTTGTGTTTTGATTTACTCTCTGCAGCGGTTAAATTGAATTATCTTTATAAGAATCAAGCTGGGAGGGGGGATTTATGGTACATGGGTCTTACCTATGAGGAGAGAATGATTAAAGAGTACTGCTGCACTGTGAAAAGTTTTTGGGTTACCTACACTGTGCATCCTCCAACATCAACATTGATCTTTGTTTCTGGTCATCTCTCTCAAACCAATTTAGCAACGTTTCTAAATTTCAATGGGCAACCATTTAAGGAATATGTGCATAAAAGAAAATGCATGTGCCATTCATGTGACACATTAAAGGACAGCagcaaaagattaaaaaaaacaatgaaaaaaaaaaaagaatctaccACCTCTTACCACCTGACTCTTCAGCATCACCACTTAGCTCATTTTTCCCACTCAGCTCTTCataactactttttttttttttggcaccgaGTGTACGAGAACAGCATCCCAACTAATCctgggggtgcacaggccctcaataaggagtttcccgcaagtgcacttcgggtaattcaagggaaaaatccccCAGTCCGAATGCCTCTAGGAAAGAGGGTTagaaccttagacctggagggggcataccaccaagaccaaggcctttaccacttcatAACTACCTTAACCTATTGTAAGCACCAACCTCAACTTCCTTATTTGTATTTTAGCTGTTCTAtttcttttaaagtttttttggCGGTTGGATAGTATTTGGGAAATGGCTTTCTTGCTGCAAGGTTTATGTGATGGCTACTGGGAATTTAAAAGTATTGGGGAGATGGGGAAGGAAATCTagatataaattaagaaaaggaaTATTTGATGAGAAGATTAAGGGTCTATGGTTTCTTTGAGGTCTTGAGAAGCATGACTGATGTGGGGTTATGGTTTTGTTAGTTTGCTGTGAATTTGTGGTGGTGATGCAGGTTGAGCTTAATTATGGGTATGAAATCATAGAACCAAGGAGGTAGATGAGTAATCATTTGGTGGACAGTGCAAAAGTTAATGAAGTTTTACGGTCAATAATCCTAAACCAATCAgactttttttattggcaccgggtggtCCGAGAACAAAGTCCCAGCTAATTCTTGGGGTGCACAGACACTCGGCAATTTTCTAGGGGCCATGGAATaacccgaggtgcacttgcagCAATAAGACATGGATGAAATAGAAACCAAAACTAGAGTCAGAATGTAGTTAGttctcatgtatacttcctgtgtactttgGCTATGCCTTTTtctcttataaataaaacttcttgattacctatcaaaaagtGAGAATGTAGTTAGACCAATTCTCCAATGACACCTTACCTGAATGGGGAGTGTATTTACAGGGGCAAACTCCTATTATCTTAATAGGGCTGATGTGGTCAAAATCTTGTTCATGTGGCTATAACTCAGAGCCACATCATTGAAGTTTTCCAGcataaagatttttaaaataaagatatcattttcaACGACTGCATACTATAAAGATACTAAACTaaatgaggaaaaagaaagttgaGTTTTAAGGGAATTTCCTCACCATATCACAGGTCTATAGGAATTCTCAAACCATCATGTGCAAGCATCACAGGTATTCCTTCCCTGAATACATTCAATGGGACAACAGAACATGAGTATCTTACTTTAATGTTAAAACCATAACCTATGACCATGGTAAAACAAGAGAATCGtgtcaattgttttttttttcaatcgtaaacaaaattttattgattatgAGAAGAGGCAGTTCGACCAGTGAGATTGTGATTCATTCTTAAGAAAGGGACGATAGGTTATTACCTTTGGGACCACTCCATCAGGAATTCATTGTCCTTGTGGTGATCAAAGTCATGAGTCATTCCAATTAACAGGGCTTGCTTAGGACATatcctcttcacagcttcaaGTGTCTGCAAAATTAGTTGATTTGACATGAGCAGGATATAACCTTTAAGGAGAATGCATAAATATTAAAACTTATCAGGATATGAACAGACCTGTGGCAAGCAAAAGTGGACATTATGGGATCCTTTCTGTGTGCAGAAAAAAGCAAATCAGAATATAACAAGATTAATTAGTGGGAATCagaacaaaattaataaaaagcaaaataaaaacagaaatgcaaaaacgtttttttttttgataagtcagAAATGGGAAAAAATGTATGAGCAGATATAAAAGCATGTAGCATAAGGGAATAGATTGAAGGAAGTTTATTCTAAGACACAATCTATCACGTCATTATATGACACTACAAGTGGCAATAAATGCTCTCAGACCATGTATATCATCttacatataaatacatatatcatCATATCATTGATGCATGATATATGTCAAGAAAAACTCCTACTATATACTAATGATCATCCTATCATTGATGCCAGCTATCTTGTCATTACATCCAATGCCCCTCAAAACTCAATGTTAGTGATGTGTACTCATGGATGAGTTGTCTCTACGTATTACATGTATTAAAAAGGAATCTGCTGACCTTATACAATGTATCCAATATAAGAATATCCAACTGTCCAGCACCATTTTTCGAAATAACTGTGAAATCAAAGTTCACCATTGCATAGAGATTAGAAGACACActaacatatcatatatagtaattcttgttatattaaaaattcttaaaagatGACACAAACCTTCAAAAAAAGTTTATGGATACAAAATCTCAAGAATATAATTTAAAGTGACCCAAAATAAGACTATTATCCAAACTCTAGCATCTGTTATAATTTCCAGCTTGGCTTAGAATATACTATTTCCTTTTGGCAGGAAAATACCAGAGAGGCCTGATAAAAATATGCCCAACTTATTGATCGATATGTGAAAAGAGaactgttcatgcattcttttcCTATTAGTTTTTGGGACTTATGGATGCGTGTTTTGTACATCCTTGCATTTACTTATCCATTTAGGGTCAAAATAATCCACAAAAACTAATGTAATCGTTTAACAAACAAAGAACTAAAACAATAGTATCAAACAAAGAACATGAATTAAGGTGCAGAAAGTAAGCTACCTAATCCTGACAGGACACACAAACCATAAATACCATCAAACAATGTTAAGCCAAATGGGAGAATATAAGCTAAATTCTAAATTATGCTCTATATACCTAAAGCTCAATATTGGTTCTAATTGTGTCCCTACTTAAAAGAAAGAAACGATCAAGTAACTGAAGAAGTGTTTAAGTATCATTCTACCATTAATTAGGGCAACACTTCCATGAAAAAAATGGGAGACAATTCATAAACATTTTAAATTCAtgtgatcttagtttaattaaaacaatagaATTTACCATTCCTGAACTATGCAGTTCATCCTCTTTAAAGGTTAATATTTCCATACTAATaacatatttccaaaactcacaCGAAGGTCAGTTGAGGGACCAACCACAATGTCAATGTCTAAATAATCCATCCATGATTGGAGATTCCGTTTGGGAATCTCCAAATTGGCAGAAAATCAGCTAAGTAGATCATCATATGAAGTTAAGATATGTGTGTGCTTTTCCCAGATATATAAGATCAGAAATAGGCACAAAAGGGATTacaatacacgtgcatgcacacTCACACATGGATACAGGCATGGATGCATTCATATATACGTAAACAAGCACATAAATGCGCATGTATGTATCTGAGAGTGCGTGTGCGTGTGTGTATCTATATATGCACTCACCATACTCTGTCTTTGGAGGAAAGCGTGAAACATCAGATATATAAGCTACTCTACACTTGTCACCAAAGAGGAAACCCAAACATACGTAATCTTCTCCATGCATCACCTATAACGAGAACATTGGCGTTACCAAACTAAGACGTTCACAAGAAACAGTAGACACATATATTACAATTGTTTTGATAAGTAGTAGAGACATGTATTATAATTAAAGAACATCTGGGTCTACTAACTGGCAAAGGAACAACTTCAAGGCCTGATGCAGAAAAAGGTTTTTCACAGTCGCTCTCTATTATCTTCCAGTCAAGCTGTGCTACCCGCCTCACTTCCTGACCTTCTTTAAGTTTCTTCTGAACCAAGTATGGAAATTTCTCTGCAAtgcttttataaataatataacacAAATGTCAGGTAATGGAGTATTTATATCGCAACTGACAATGAGAAAATTGAAGCATGAAATGTCAATCCTGATGCATATTAGTATATCCTAAACCATTTTACATGAAGTCACCTCCTGatttggattgggatgtgtcACACTCTGCACCCCCACAATTTACTAGTTTGAAAGAATTGTTGTGTTCTCCTGCCATCTAAATTGGATTTCAAGTCTAACAGAAGTGAATGCATGTGATGTGCTTGTGACTCTATAACCCTCTTAACAGCTGAGAAGCATGCAAAGTGACCTAAATGCATCCTCAAATACCAAATTTGAATAATTAGAAAAGAGATCTATTGATAGTGAGAAAGGGCAACATCTTAGTACACAAGCAGAAGAAAAGAGATACACCTAActatgaaaagtaaaaagatccaTAAAGATGTGAAGACTATAATTTGGAATACAAGAGTGAGCAGCCATCCAATGATAAAaagttgaaggaaaaaaaaaggcctaAAGATTCACCAGTCTTCTCACAATCTTCTAAGCTGGGGTCATTCTTTTTCTCCACATGCACCTAAAGAAAGCCTAACGAAACCATTTTCCACAAAAAAGCTGGAATTCTAATAGGTTGGAGAATTGGGAGCCGTTATGAGCAGCCATCCAAGCATAGAATTGTTTA
This sequence is a window from Carya illinoinensis cultivar Pawnee chromosome 9, C.illinoinensisPawnee_v1, whole genome shotgun sequence. Protein-coding genes within it:
- the LOC122276484 gene encoding uncharacterized protein LOC122276484, with translation MACLLPFNNGNLDLTFFVFKPTVVLVDEFVDALKQFSSCTGSLGCLQSSIFKSIHGNMIIWYGAWQKRSCENKGLLCKTLVSMLNSTSSMAILIDHSFIDAYVGESRDSSSAIRFHTGDIISMHAGSAAADSASDIDDLSYACLAVFKSRFPKMEGAAAGVCFRYQAKPKVVCLCVWKSIQLCYSWILSADQRKAILPYLDRFSADIKYDIFRVVYVSSDSVLKFQSFPPTEILENGGESKEGQVMQN
- the LOC122276485 gene encoding putative hydrolase C777.06c, which translates into the protein MANPILAGNGNSPDLGPSSALIFLGTGCSSAVPNARCLIQPSDPPCNICFQSLSVPPMQNPNYRCNTSLLIDYCEREGNHSYILIDVGKTFREQVLRWFTLHKIPRVDSIILTHEHADAVLGLDDIRAVQPHSPTNDIDPTPIYLTQHAMESIAEKFPYLVQKKLKEGQEVRRVAQLDWKIIESDCEKPFSASGLEVVPLPVMHGEDYVCLGFLFGDKCRVAYISDVSRFPPKTEYVISKNGAGQLDILILDTLYKKGSHNVHFCLPQTLEAVKRICPKQALLIGMTHDFDHHKDNEFLMEWSQREGIPVMLAHDGLRIPIDL